The following are from one region of the Amia ocellicauda isolate fAmiCal2 chromosome 1, fAmiCal2.hap1, whole genome shotgun sequence genome:
- the clic5a gene encoding chloride intracellular channel protein 5a isoform X2, translating into MTDSTSSNGEDKDPDIELFVKAGSDGESIGNCPFSQRLFMILWLKGVVFNVTTVDLKRKPADLHNLAPGTHPPFLTFNGEVKTDINKIEEFLEEVLAPPKYPKLAAKQRDSNTAGNDIFAKFSAYIKNTKPEANAGLEKVLAKALWKLDNYLNTPLPDEIDADSAEDEKASNRKFLDGDDLTLADCNLLPKLHIVKIVAKKYRNYEIPTEMTGVWRYLQNAYTRDEFTNTCAADKEIELAYMDVAKRLSK; encoded by the exons ATGACAGACTCCACTTCTTCCAATGGAGAAGACAAGGATCCTGATATTGAGCTGTTTGTCAAG GCTGGGAGTGACGGGGAGAGCATCGGGAACTGTCCGTTCTCACAGCGGCTCTTCATGATCCTGTGGCTCAAGGGCGTGGTCTTCAATGTCACCACCGTTGACCTGAAAAG GAAACCTGCTGACCTGCACAACCTGGCCCCCGGGACGCATCCGCCCTTCCTGACCTTCAACGGTGAGGTCAAGACTGACATCAACAAGATAGAGGAGTTCCTGGAGGAAGTCTTGGCACCCCCAAA ATATCCCAAGCTTGCTGCTAAGCAAAGGGATTCAAACACTGCAGGGAATGATATTTTTGCCAAATTCTCTGCATACATCAAGAACACAAAGCCCGAAGCCAATGCAG GGCTGGAGAAGGTGCTGGCCAAGGCTCTGTGGAAGCTGGACAATTACTTGAACACTCCTCTGCCTGACGAGATCGACGCTGACAGCGCTGAGGATGAGAAGGCATCGAACCGCAAGTTCCTGGATGGAGACGATCTGACCCTGGCCGACTGCAACCTCCTGCCAAAACTGCACATAGTCAAG ATTGTAGCAAAGAAGTACCGTAACTATGAAATCCCCACAGAGATGACAGGAGTGTGGCGATATCTGCAGAACGCCTACACCAGGGACGAGTTCACCAACACCTGCGCAGCCGACAAGGAGATTGAGTTAGCATACATGGATGTGGCAAAGAGGCTGTCAAAGTGA
- the clic5a gene encoding chloride intracellular channel protein 5a isoform X1, which yields MDKHQENIYETVPAGEEREYDTPDDSYAPHRHVHFENQPAVYENPADGTDADSAVNPIYEAIEVNAPPSPPRSPEYMDVGLTPDGDGSPPLQRRVREEDHDASSSSSSHRQEEEEEEERESWEKSRSEDAGSQHGEDEQESMYVNGNASGSVSSSEQGDLHEDMSSPTEVEEDNADDGMLMAYRLPTSKPKSPEEEISSNNLYGVVNNNAGEDDNLDPDRADISLFVKAGSDGESIGNCPFSQRLFMILWLKGVVFNVTTVDLKRKPADLHNLAPGTHPPFLTFNGEVKTDINKIEEFLEEVLAPPKYPKLAAKQRDSNTAGNDIFAKFSAYIKNTKPEANAGLEKVLAKALWKLDNYLNTPLPDEIDADSAEDEKASNRKFLDGDDLTLADCNLLPKLHIVKIVAKKYRNYEIPTEMTGVWRYLQNAYTRDEFTNTCAADKEIELAYMDVAKRLSK from the exons ATGGATAAACATCAGGAGAACATCTACGAAACCGTCCcagcaggagaggagagagaatacGACACTCCGGATGACAGCTATGCCCCCCACAGGCACGTCCACTTCGAGAACCAGCCGGCGGTGTACGAGAACCCCGCGGACGGCACGGATGCGGATTCAGCCGTGAATCCAATCTACGAGGCCATCGAGGTCAATgcgcccccgtcccccccccggTCCCCCGAGTACATGGACGTGGGACTCACTCCGGACGGGGACGGGTCTCCCCCGCTTCAGAGACGTGTGAGAGAAGAAGACCACGACGCGTCCTCCTCCAGCTCGTCCCACcgccaggaggaggaggaggaggaggagagggagtctTGGGAGAAAAGCCGGAGTGAAGACGCCGGGTCCCAACATGGAGAAGATGAGCAAGAGTCGATGTACGTGAATGGAAATGCATCTGGCAGCGTGTCCTCTTCGGAGCAAGGCGACCTCCATGAGGACATGTCCAGCCCCACAGAGGTGGAGGAGGACAACGCGGATGACGGGATGCTCATGGCGTATCGCCTGCCCACCAGCAAGCCCAAGAGCCCCGAGGAGGAGATCAGCTCCAACAACCTATACGGAGTGGTCAACAATAATGCCGGAGAGGACGACAACTTGGACCCCGACCGAGCGGACATCTCTCTCTTCGTAAAG GCTGGGAGTGACGGGGAGAGCATCGGGAACTGTCCGTTCTCACAGCGGCTCTTCATGATCCTGTGGCTCAAGGGCGTGGTCTTCAATGTCACCACCGTTGACCTGAAAAG GAAACCTGCTGACCTGCACAACCTGGCCCCCGGGACGCATCCGCCCTTCCTGACCTTCAACGGTGAGGTCAAGACTGACATCAACAAGATAGAGGAGTTCCTGGAGGAAGTCTTGGCACCCCCAAA ATATCCCAAGCTTGCTGCTAAGCAAAGGGATTCAAACACTGCAGGGAATGATATTTTTGCCAAATTCTCTGCATACATCAAGAACACAAAGCCCGAAGCCAATGCAG GGCTGGAGAAGGTGCTGGCCAAGGCTCTGTGGAAGCTGGACAATTACTTGAACACTCCTCTGCCTGACGAGATCGACGCTGACAGCGCTGAGGATGAGAAGGCATCGAACCGCAAGTTCCTGGATGGAGACGATCTGACCCTGGCCGACTGCAACCTCCTGCCAAAACTGCACATAGTCAAG ATTGTAGCAAAGAAGTACCGTAACTATGAAATCCCCACAGAGATGACAGGAGTGTGGCGATATCTGCAGAACGCCTACACCAGGGACGAGTTCACCAACACCTGCGCAGCCGACAAGGAGATTGAGTTAGCATACATGGATGTGGCAAAGAGGCTGTCAAAGTGA